The Chitinivibrionales bacterium nucleotide sequence TCCATACAGAACTGAATCCATTTTCTCTCAAAGATGCAATAGAACGAAAACTCAAAGCCATTTTCAAACAAGTCTTGGTTACCTCATTTGTGAGACGACGACTTTGAGCCTTCGGTTACCTTTTTAAATGAGCCGATACGCCGGTTCACGGTATTTATCCTGTCATATCCTCTGGCATTTGCCCCCTCAATTCGAGTATTTTATCCGAGCATGAAAGCGGCCGTTCATGATTTTTCCATACCGGTGACCGTCGAATTCGAGGACGTGGACGCGTACCGGATCGCCCACCATACCAAGCTCGTTTCGTACCTTGAGCGCGCGCGGGTGCGGTATTTTTCCAGCCTCGGGTTTGATCTGCAGGCGGCCGACATGACCGTGGTGCTGTACCATCTCGACATGAATTTCAAGAGGCCCGCCTTTTTCCAGGATTCGCTCACGGTGTCGGTGACACTCCGGTCTTTCGATAATTTCCGTATGGAGCTTTTTTATAAAATCCGCAGGGGAACCGAGCTCATTGCCAGGGCCAGCACGGGCATGTGCTTTGTCGATCCGAAATCAAAGGTCATGATCCCCGCGCCCGACAAATACATTGCGAAGATCAACGCACTGTTGCCAAAATAACTCCGCAGGATAACACGCCCCATGGCTGACCAGCACATAGTGAT carries:
- a CDS encoding thioesterase family protein, encoding MKAAVHDFSIPVTVEFEDVDAYRIAHHTKLVSYLERARVRYFSSLGFDLQAADMTVVLYHLDMNFKRPAFFQDSLTVSVTLRSFDNFRMELFYKIRRGTELIARASTGMCFVDPKSKVMIPAPDKYIAKINALLPK